The Candidatus Omnitrophota bacterium genome window below encodes:
- a CDS encoding prepilin-type N-terminal cleavage/methylation domain-containing protein: MQRAAIRNKKGFTLVELMVAVAITLLVIVGSILSFVQLIFLADSSVNLTTAVNDAQYVLEQLKGVSYGAISGYTAPVFHNLPGETVALIRSVGVNLANLTVNVSWQEKNQTKSFSLSTCIAK; encoded by the coding sequence TTGCAGAGAGCTGCGATAAGAAATAAAAAAGGTTTTACCTTAGTTGAATTAATGGTGGCCGTAGCAATTACTCTTTTAGTAATTGTAGGGTCGATTTTGAGTTTTGTGCAACTTATATTTTTAGCTGATTCTAGCGTTAATTTAACCACTGCCGTCAATGATGCGCAATATGTCCTTGAACAGCTAAAAGGTGTTAGTTATGGGGCGATATCAGGCTATACAGCGCCAGTTTTTCATAATTTACCAGGGGAAACCGTAGCCCTTATTCGCAGCGTAGGGGTAAATTTAGCTAATTTAACCGTAAATGTCAGTTGGCAGGAAAAAAATCAGACAAAGAGCTTTTCTTTGTCCACTTGTATTGCTAAATAA
- a CDS encoding prepilin-type N-terminal cleavage/methylation domain-containing protein, with protein MLNNKRAFTIIEILICAIIGAFIVTALFYILNTGQNINDLSSAKVQAQSQARRVSDWIGQDLRQAVVWDLANNNPSATHIKFRPVLGWDIAGNTYQLDANYIEYNYNAAAKILTRNLVNGAGAVLNSWVFNGIVAQPFFTRDGLGNLINLDNSVGTSKKIITLISVSKVSEKGVNFTVSLTAETKIRNE; from the coding sequence TTGCTAAATAATAAACGCGCCTTTACTATTATCGAGATACTTATTTGCGCGATAATCGGTGCTTTTATAGTAACGGCTCTGTTTTATATTTTAAACACTGGACAAAATATAAATGATTTAAGTTCGGCTAAGGTTCAGGCTCAGTCACAAGCGCGCAGGGTGAGTGATTGGATTGGGCAAGATTTGCGCCAGGCAGTGGTGTGGGATTTAGCTAATAATAACCCTAGCGCAACACATATAAAATTCAGGCCGGTATTAGGCTGGGATATTGCGGGCAATACTTACCAGCTGGATGCTAACTATATAGAATATAATTATAATGCTGCTGCTAAGATTCTTACTCGAAACCTGGTTAATGGTGCAGGCGCAGTTTTAAACTCATGGGTATTTAATGGGATAGTGGCACAACCATTTTTTACGCGCGATGGTTTGGGAAACTTAATTAATTTAGATAATAGCGTAGGAACAAGCAAAAAAATAATTACCTTAATTTCAGTAAGTAAGGTTTCCGAAAAGGGAGTAAATTTTACAGTTTCTTTAACTGCAGAGACAAAAATACGCAATGAATAA